Proteins encoded in a region of the Tepidibacillus fermentans genome:
- a CDS encoding class I SAM-dependent methyltransferase produces MIVTTAYDPDQSTLSRAFEITALLNATFIKRKKQSLNALFELDQEIIIVEKESAKYYVNEQQQPFFFHPSMAVLRINRLQKGDNDILVSLSQLKSGDTFLDCTMGLGSDSIVASYIVGERGRVVGIESEPVIGILVKDGLQRGWKQDPDIDAAMKQIEIRLSDHLEFLKLLPDQSFDIVYFDPMFRKGVKKSSSIAPLRKLANSNPLTIETIEQAKRVAKRAVVLKENKNSKEFERLGFTKISRSSSTTYGIIKVDREV; encoded by the coding sequence ATGATTGTAACGACTGCTTATGATCCAGACCAATCTACACTTAGTCGGGCTTTTGAAATTACAGCTTTATTAAATGCAACATTCATCAAACGAAAAAAACAATCTCTAAATGCTTTATTTGAGTTAGATCAAGAAATCATAATCGTAGAAAAAGAGAGCGCGAAATACTATGTCAATGAACAACAACAGCCTTTTTTCTTCCATCCTAGTATGGCCGTCTTACGTATAAATCGATTACAAAAAGGTGATAATGATATACTGGTTTCCCTTTCGCAGTTAAAATCTGGAGATACATTTCTTGACTGTACAATGGGTTTAGGATCTGATTCGATCGTGGCCTCTTATATTGTAGGTGAACGTGGTCGCGTTGTTGGTATTGAAAGTGAACCAGTCATCGGAATTCTTGTAAAAGATGGTTTACAACGCGGATGGAAGCAAGATCCTGATATCGATGCGGCAATGAAACAAATTGAAATCCGATTATCTGATCATCTTGAATTTTTAAAATTACTGCCAGATCAAAGTTTTGATATCGTCTATTTTGATCCAATGTTTCGTAAAGGGGTAAAAAAATCTTCATCAATAGCTCCTTTACGTAAATTGGCCAATTCCAATCCATTGACGATTGAAACCATTGAACAGGCAAAACGAGTGGCGAAACGTGCAGTTGTATTAAAAGAAAATAAAAATAGTAAAGAATTCGAACGATTGGGATTTACAAAAATCTCTCGTTCTTCCTCAACAACCTATGGCATAATCAAAGTTGATCGTGAGGTTTAA
- the miaA gene encoding tRNA (adenosine(37)-N6)-dimethylallyltransferase MiaA: protein MKENLLVILGPTAVGKTELSIEIATRFQGEIISGDSMQVYKGMNIGTAKIKPEEMKGIPHYFIDDYEPDHFYTVAEFQQRAIQKISEINQRGHLPIIVGGTGLYIKSVTHSYQFSKDSMDEKYRQQLQEWLKFNGKEALHQLLEQIDPESAERLHINDTKRVIRALEVYHTTGKTMSEILKEQQLQTSYNLLMIGLTMDRKKLYDRINRRVDLMIEEGLVEEVQSLLNQGYDETFNAMQGIGYKEIILYLKGKVSLEEAIEMIKQATRRFAKRQLSWFRSMPGIHWFDFTNNVLEEKEKIKQKIYEWMVGKNFQHEE, encoded by the coding sequence ATGAAAGAGAATTTGTTAGTCATTCTTGGACCAACTGCAGTAGGAAAAACGGAACTAAGTATTGAAATTGCTACTCGTTTTCAGGGAGAAATTATCTCTGGTGATTCGATGCAAGTCTATAAAGGAATGAATATAGGTACGGCTAAAATTAAACCAGAAGAAATGAAAGGAATTCCTCATTATTTCATTGATGATTATGAGCCGGATCATTTTTATACCGTAGCTGAATTTCAGCAACGAGCGATCCAAAAGATTTCAGAAATTAATCAAAGGGGACACTTACCAATTATCGTTGGCGGGACAGGTTTGTATATAAAATCGGTTACCCATTCCTACCAGTTTTCAAAAGATTCGATGGACGAAAAATACCGACAGCAATTACAAGAATGGTTAAAATTTAACGGAAAAGAAGCGTTACATCAACTTCTAGAGCAAATAGATCCTGAATCCGCTGAAAGACTACATATAAATGATACTAAACGAGTGATTCGGGCATTGGAAGTTTATCATACCACAGGTAAAACTATGAGCGAGATTTTAAAAGAACAACAACTGCAAACTTCCTATAATTTGCTCATGATCGGCTTGACGATGGATAGGAAAAAATTGTATGATCGTATTAATAGACGTGTTGATCTGATGATTGAGGAAGGACTCGTTGAAGAAGTTCAATCTTTACTAAACCAAGGCTATGATGAAACCTTTAATGCAATGCAAGGGATTGGATACAAAGAAATTATTCTTTATTTGAAAGGAAAGGTTAGTCTCGAAGAAGCGATTGAAATGATCAAGCAAGCGACTAGACGCTTTGCAAAAAGACAATTAAGTTGGTTTCGAAGTATGCCTGGTATTCATTGGTTTGACTTTACCAACAATGTTTTGGAGGAGAAAGAAAAGATTAAGCAGAAGATTTATGAATGGATGGTAGGAAAAAATTTTCAACATGAAGAATAA
- the hfq gene encoding RNA chaperone Hfq — protein sequence MKQSINIQDTFLNVARKEHIPVTIFLMNGFQLRGLIKAFDNFTIILESEGKQQMVYKHAISTFVPSKNITLVQEQKEDE from the coding sequence ATGAAACAAAGTATTAATATTCAAGACACTTTTTTAAACGTTGCTCGTAAAGAGCATATACCTGTTACTATTTTTCTTATGAATGGATTTCAATTGAGAGGTCTTATTAAAGCATTTGATAATTTCACGATCATTCTTGAATCAGAAGGTAAACAACAAATGGTTTATAAACACGCGATTTCCACGTTTGTTCCTTCCAAAAATATCACATTAGTTCAAGAACAAAAAGAAGATGAATAA
- a CDS encoding protease complex subunit PrcB family protein, with protein MDYKVIQEENTPIQVRDWVKANRSKEKHSVIETNSKIYIVVTRGEKRTSGYEIIVKNIDVKETEIHITFQYKDPKPDSLVMQVLAYPLLILEIEKTDKTIVFHILR; from the coding sequence ATGGATTATAAAGTGATTCAAGAAGAAAATACCCCTATACAAGTTAGAGACTGGGTGAAAGCAAATCGGTCAAAAGAAAAACATAGCGTCATTGAGACAAATAGTAAAATCTATATTGTCGTGACTAGAGGAGAAAAAAGAACAAGTGGCTATGAAATTATTGTAAAAAATATTGATGTGAAAGAGACAGAAATACACATCACTTTTCAATATAAAGACCCCAAACCTGACAGCTTAGTCATGCAAGTTCTTGCCTATCCTCTACTTATTCTTGAAATTGAAAAAACAGATAAGACTATAGTATTCCATATCCTTCGTTAA
- a CDS encoding AAA family ATPase, whose protein sequence is MNKKVTTSAVNPPHKIHIVLDQKREVVRVKEAPKQEGVTTSNPTVQERFKTIIQELDRLVGLDDVKKLIFEIFAFIQIDQRRSAVGLRSNSQVFHMIFKGNPGTGKTTVARIMAKMFKEMGILSKGHLVEVERADLVGEYIGHTAQKTREQVKKALGGILFIDEAYSLIRGGEKDFGREAIDTLVKEMEDHKNDFILILAGYSFEMENFIRSNPGLHSRFPIQLHFEDYSLDELLEIAEVMVTEREYILSPMAKQKIKAYIIEEKNSPIRSFSNARLVRNWIEKAIRNQAVRLIKEGEVANSKEALMTIQPEDLIDIKNKYF, encoded by the coding sequence TTGAATAAAAAGGTAACGACATCAGCAGTAAATCCCCCTCATAAAATCCATATCGTTTTAGATCAGAAACGAGAAGTTGTCAGGGTAAAAGAGGCCCCAAAACAAGAAGGAGTTACAACTTCAAATCCTACAGTACAAGAAAGATTTAAAACGATAATACAAGAATTAGATCGCTTAGTTGGCTTAGATGATGTAAAAAAACTGATTTTTGAAATTTTTGCTTTTATCCAGATTGATCAACGACGATCTGCAGTTGGATTACGTTCTAATTCCCAAGTTTTTCATATGATATTTAAAGGAAACCCCGGTACTGGAAAAACAACCGTTGCCCGAATTATGGCCAAAATGTTTAAAGAAATGGGTATTCTTTCAAAAGGTCATCTTGTTGAAGTTGAACGCGCCGATTTGGTTGGGGAGTATATTGGGCACACTGCGCAAAAAACAAGAGAACAGGTAAAAAAAGCACTTGGAGGAATACTGTTTATCGACGAAGCTTATTCATTGATCAGAGGAGGAGAAAAGGATTTTGGTCGTGAAGCAATTGATACCCTTGTAAAGGAAATGGAAGATCATAAAAACGATTTTATTTTGATCCTTGCTGGGTATTCTTTTGAAATGGAGAATTTTATTCGTTCAAACCCTGGCTTGCATTCCCGCTTTCCTATTCAACTTCATTTTGAAGATTATTCATTAGATGAACTTTTAGAAATTGCTGAAGTAATGGTAACCGAACGTGAATATATTCTTTCACCCATGGCAAAGCAAAAAATAAAAGCATACATTATTGAAGAAAAAAATAGTCCTATTCGTAGTTTTAGTAACGCTCGTTTGGTTCGAAACTGGATTGAAAAAGCGATTCGCAATCAAGCTGTACGCTTAATTAAGGAAGGTGAAGTTGCTAATTCCAAAGAGGCTTTAATGACCATTCAACCCGAAGATTTAATCGATATTAAAAATAAATACTTTTAG
- a CDS encoding aminotransferase class I/II-fold pyridoxal phosphate-dependent enzyme, with amino-acid sequence MLSFFQFPNKFEQYVAELEKKIEPRKKEIEEIVEYNQAKVLKAFQQHHVTDFHLQSSTGYGYDDLGRETLDQIYADVFETEAGIVRPHIVSGTHALAIGLFGLLRPGDELMYITGSPYDTLEEVIGIHGEGMGSLKEWGIQYQSIPLNQDGTVNYQEIKKRINEKTKVIAIQRSRGYSWRPSFGIDEIKEMIQFVKGLKPDVITFIDNCYGEFTDKHEPTAVGADVVVGSLIKNPGGGIAKTGGYIVGKEKYIKQISYRLSAPGIGSKVGSMYGHMIDFYQGFFLAPHMVGEALKGGIFASALLEGLGFITNPHWTEKRNDIIQAIQFDNAKSLIAFLQGIQKGSPIDSHVVPEPSKIPGYQDPVIMAAGTFVQGASLELSGDAPIREPYIAYIQGGLTYQHMKWGLFTAIQKMIDQGILSMDFLKKIM; translated from the coding sequence ATGTTATCTTTTTTTCAATTTCCTAATAAATTCGAACAATATGTAGCAGAATTAGAAAAAAAAATCGAACCAAGAAAAAAAGAAATTGAAGAAATTGTGGAATATAATCAAGCAAAGGTATTAAAAGCTTTTCAACAACACCATGTTACTGATTTTCATCTTCAATCCTCCACAGGTTATGGTTATGATGATTTAGGCAGAGAAACACTAGATCAAATCTACGCTGATGTTTTTGAAACGGAGGCAGGGATCGTTCGTCCCCATATTGTATCAGGGACACATGCATTGGCTATTGGTCTGTTTGGACTTTTACGCCCTGGGGATGAGTTGATGTACATTACAGGTTCCCCATATGACACATTGGAAGAAGTTATTGGAATCCATGGCGAAGGAATGGGCTCACTGAAAGAATGGGGGATTCAATACCAATCCATACCCTTAAATCAAGATGGAACTGTAAATTATCAAGAAATTAAAAAACGGATCAATGAAAAAACAAAAGTGATCGCCATTCAGCGTTCACGAGGATACTCGTGGAGACCTTCTTTTGGAATTGATGAGATCAAAGAGATGATTCAGTTCGTAAAAGGATTAAAACCAGATGTGATCACCTTTATTGATAATTGTTACGGCGAATTTACGGACAAGCATGAACCAACCGCCGTTGGAGCGGATGTTGTTGTAGGGTCTTTAATTAAAAACCCTGGTGGAGGTATTGCCAAAACGGGGGGATATATTGTTGGCAAAGAAAAATATATCAAACAAATTTCTTATCGTTTATCAGCGCCAGGGATTGGGTCAAAAGTTGGTTCGATGTATGGGCATATGATCGATTTTTATCAAGGATTTTTTTTAGCTCCTCACATGGTTGGGGAAGCACTAAAAGGGGGGATTTTTGCCTCAGCTTTACTTGAAGGGTTGGGATTTATAACAAATCCTCATTGGACAGAAAAAAGAAACGATATTATTCAAGCGATACAATTTGATAATGCAAAATCATTAATTGCTTTTTTACAAGGTATCCAAAAAGGTTCACCCATTGATTCCCATGTCGTTCCAGAACCAAGTAAAATTCCTGGGTACCAAGACCCTGTGATTATGGCTGCAGGAACATTCGTTCAAGGAGCAAGTTTAGAGCTTTCTGGTGATGCGCCAATTCGTGAACCATATATTGCCTATATTCAAGGAGGCCTCACATATCAACATATGAAATGGGGTTTATTTACTGCCATTCAAAAAATGATTGATCAAGGAATACTTTCAATGGATTTTTTAAAAAAAATAATGTAA
- a CDS encoding MerR family transcriptional regulator has product MTDLERRNLPLFPIGIVMQLTELSARQIRYYEEQGLIHPARTKGRQRLFSFNDIEKLLEIKSLLEKKVNIAGIKEIFARREQEEREKEDRLARKNNIDISDARLREMVIREILDLRPGKTHSLIQGEISRFFH; this is encoded by the coding sequence ATGACTGATTTGGAACGAAGAAATCTACCTCTTTTCCCAATTGGAATTGTCATGCAATTAACCGAATTGTCTGCGAGACAAATCCGTTATTATGAAGAACAAGGGTTAATCCATCCAGCTCGTACAAAAGGGCGACAACGACTTTTTTCTTTTAACGATATTGAAAAACTTTTAGAGATTAAAAGTCTTTTAGAAAAGAAAGTGAATATTGCAGGGATAAAAGAGATCTTTGCGCGTAGAGAACAAGAAGAAAGGGAAAAAGAAGATCGGCTCGCTCGTAAAAATAATATCGATATATCTGATGCTAGGTTACGAGAAATGGTGATACGAGAAATCTTAGATTTACGTCCAGGTAAAACCCATTCATTAATTCAAGGAGAAATTTCAAGGTTTTTTCATTAA
- the glnA gene encoding type I glutamate--ammonia ligase translates to MSKWSREDILRMAKEKNVRFIRLMFTDLLGIIKNVEIPVSQLEKALDNKIMFDGSSIEGFVRIEESDMYLYPDLDTWVIFPWESEEGTVARLICDIYMPDGTPFPGDPRGILKKALKEAEELGFTTMNVGPEPEFFLFKTDENGEPTLKLNDNGAYFDLAPVDLGENCRRDIVLTLDKMGFEVEASHHEVAPGQHEIDFKYADAVRTADNIQTFQLIVKTIARRHGLHATFMPKPLFGVNGSGMHNHLSLFKGNVNTFYDPNDPLGLSDTARYFIAGILKHARSLTAITNPTVNSYKRLVPGYEAPVYVAWSAKNRSPLIRVPASRGLSTRIEVRHPDPSANPYLALTVLLKAGLDGIKNKLPIPDPIDRNIYHMTEEERKREGIENLPTSLEEAIQELLKNELILSALGEHAVEHFVAAKQIEWDMYRTQVHQWERDQYLKLY, encoded by the coding sequence ATGTCGAAATGGAGTAGAGAAGATATTTTAAGGATGGCAAAAGAAAAGAATGTTCGCTTTATTCGTTTAATGTTTACTGACCTACTTGGTATAATCAAAAACGTAGAGATTCCAGTAAGCCAATTGGAGAAAGCATTGGATAATAAGATCATGTTTGATGGTTCGTCGATTGAAGGATTTGTTCGCATCGAGGAATCTGACATGTATTTATATCCAGACCTAGATACTTGGGTTATTTTCCCTTGGGAATCAGAAGAAGGTACTGTTGCTCGATTAATTTGTGATATTTATATGCCAGATGGAACACCATTTCCAGGAGATCCAAGGGGGATTTTGAAGAAAGCATTAAAAGAAGCAGAAGAATTAGGTTTTACAACAATGAATGTAGGACCTGAACCTGAATTTTTCCTTTTTAAAACAGATGAAAATGGAGAGCCAACATTAAAGTTAAATGATAATGGTGCATACTTTGATTTGGCCCCAGTAGATTTAGGTGAAAACTGTCGCAGGGATATCGTATTAACATTAGATAAAATGGGATTTGAAGTGGAAGCTTCTCATCATGAGGTTGCACCTGGACAACATGAGATTGATTTTAAATATGCGGATGCAGTTCGTACAGCAGATAATATCCAAACGTTCCAACTTATCGTTAAAACCATCGCCCGTAGGCATGGTTTACATGCTACATTCATGCCGAAACCATTATTCGGAGTAAATGGATCGGGAATGCATAACCACCTTTCTTTATTCAAGGGAAATGTTAACACATTTTATGATCCAAATGATCCATTAGGTCTTTCTGATACAGCTAGATATTTTATTGCAGGAATCTTAAAACATGCTCGTTCACTAACTGCGATTACCAATCCAACTGTTAACTCATATAAACGTTTGGTACCTGGTTACGAAGCCCCTGTATATGTTGCTTGGTCCGCTAAAAATAGAAGCCCATTAATTAGAGTCCCTGCTTCAAGAGGTCTAAGCACAAGAATTGAGGTTCGCCATCCTGATCCCTCAGCAAATCCATATTTAGCTTTAACCGTGTTACTAAAAGCTGGACTTGATGGGATTAAGAATAAATTACCAATACCCGACCCAATTGACCGAAATATTTATCACATGACGGAAGAGGAAAGAAAACGTGAGGGAATTGAAAACCTGCCAACTAGCTTAGAAGAAGCGATTCAGGAATTACTTAAAAACGAACTAATCTTATCCGCTCTTGGTGAGCACGCTGTCGAACATTTTGTAGCTGCAAAACAAATTGAGTGGGATATGTATAGAACCCAAGTTCACCAATGGGAAAGAGATCAATATTTAAAATTGTATTAA
- the lexA gene encoding transcriptional repressor LexA, giving the protein MNKLSNRQKAILDFIKQTVREKGYPPSVREIGEAVGLASSSTVHGHLARLEKKGLIRRDATKPRAIEILTDDFDRETNAQQTVRVPLIGKVTAGLPITAIENIEDYFPLPAHMVNGDQVYMLTVQGDSMIEAGILDGDYVIVRQQPVASNGEIVVAMTEDGEATVKRFFKEKNQIRLQPENSSMEPILLPDVIILGKVIGIFRQIF; this is encoded by the coding sequence ATGAATAAATTATCCAATCGACAAAAAGCGATATTAGATTTTATCAAACAAACCGTAAGGGAAAAAGGATATCCCCCATCTGTTCGAGAGATCGGTGAAGCTGTTGGATTAGCCTCTAGTTCTACTGTACACGGTCACTTGGCTCGGTTAGAGAAAAAAGGGCTTATTCGAAGAGATGCTACAAAACCAAGAGCAATAGAGATTCTTACGGATGATTTTGATCGGGAGACAAATGCCCAACAAACGGTGAGGGTACCATTAATCGGTAAAGTAACAGCCGGGTTACCAATTACAGCTATTGAAAATATTGAAGATTATTTTCCATTACCTGCACATATGGTAAACGGTGATCAGGTATATATGTTAACTGTTCAAGGAGACAGTATGATCGAGGCTGGAATTTTGGACGGGGACTATGTGATCGTTAGACAACAACCTGTAGCGAGTAATGGTGAAATTGTTGTTGCGATGACCGAAGATGGTGAAGCAACGGTTAAGAGGTTCTTTAAAGAAAAGAATCAAATTCGTCTTCAACCTGAAAATTCATCGATGGAACCGATCTTATTACCAGATGTCATTATTCTCGGAAAGGTGATCGGTATCTTCCGGCAAATATTTTAA
- a CDS encoding YneB family resolvase-like protein — translation MKVAIYSRVSTDRDQQFTSLKRQTEESIRFCQKRNWTIVDMIEEQESGYEIDREGIYHLLHLFKERLIDAVVIQDETRIGRGNTKIAILHQIRKYGGKIVSLEHDGELVVSEMDGMVLEILAIIEEYQRRLNNRKISRGMKRAIEAGYEPARNLKNIDQGGRQKKEVPIEEIIRLRKLELTFHEIAATLRGFGYDISKATVHRRYQEYEKKLKESSSTSDY, via the coding sequence GTGAAAGTAGCGATTTATTCAAGGGTGAGCACAGATAGAGACCAACAGTTTACTAGTCTCAAAAGGCAAACGGAAGAAAGCATTCGCTTTTGTCAAAAAAGAAATTGGACAATTGTAGATATGATTGAAGAACAGGAAAGTGGTTACGAAATCGATCGAGAAGGGATCTACCATCTACTTCATCTTTTTAAAGAGAGATTAATCGATGCAGTAGTGATTCAAGATGAGACAAGGATTGGCAGAGGAAATACGAAGATTGCCATTCTTCATCAAATTCGTAAATATGGAGGAAAGATCGTTTCATTAGAACATGATGGCGAGTTAGTTGTTTCTGAAATGGATGGAATGGTCTTAGAAATTCTAGCAATCATCGAGGAATACCAACGACGTTTAAATAATCGAAAAATTTCACGTGGAATGAAACGTGCTATAGAAGCCGGGTACGAACCAGCTAGAAATCTAAAAAACATTGATCAAGGTGGCCGGCAGAAGAAGGAAGTTCCCATTGAAGAAATTATTCGTTTAAGAAAGCTTGAATTGACTTTTCATGAAATTGCAGCTACATTACGTGGATTTGGTTATGATATTTCCAAAGCAACGGTACATCGAAGATACCAAGAATATGAAAAAAAGTTAAAAGAATCAAGTAGCACATCGGATTATTGA
- a CDS encoding cation:dicarboxylate symporter family transporter, which translates to MSQSTKISLSMLLGVVVGFIFNLYIPENTIQFLDKNIFHLIGTGFIRFIQFIVVPIILASLVVSMTRMKDIKKNRSI; encoded by the coding sequence ATGAGTCAATCTACAAAAATTTCACTTTCGATGTTGCTCGGTGTTGTTGTAGGTTTTATTTTCAACCTCTATATTCCTGAAAACACGATTCAATTCCTAGATAAGAATATTTTTCATTTAATAGGAACTGGTTTTATTCGTTTTATCCAATTTATTGTAGTACCAATTATTTTAGCATCATTAGTTGTTAGTATGACTAGAATGAAAGATATTAAAAAAAATAGGTCGATATAG
- a CDS encoding DUF896 domain-containing protein has product MNLDKINRINELASKAKTVGLTEAEKEEQAKLRREYIDAYKASLRAQLHSIKIVDLNGNDVTPQKLKEEKVKRKTIH; this is encoded by the coding sequence GTGAATCTAGATAAAATCAATCGAATCAATGAATTAGCAAGTAAAGCAAAAACAGTTGGTTTGACTGAAGCAGAAAAAGAAGAACAAGCAAAACTACGCCGAGAATATATTGATGCTTATAAAGCCAGTTTACGCGCACAATTACATTCAATTAAAATTGTAGATCTTAATGGAAATGACGTAACACCGCAAAAATTAAAAGAAGAAAAAGTTAAAAGAAAAACAATTCACTAA
- a CDS encoding manganese efflux pump, with product MGIISLILVAVAVSIDGFWSGFSFGLRKVKISFLSLLNISSWSVVGTMITMVGGKSIQNYISLETGKYIGASLLLILGLYTLREGNKQNKEATLKNVLKQNVLGQLHVKNLIKVVNNPILADIDKENDIKHFEAIILGIAVAMDASVAAFTLSFFDFNPFITPFLFGLTHFALIGLGNVLARKNLIYSFADRFTLLPGLILVTLAILRFI from the coding sequence ATGGGTATTATTTCATTAATTTTAGTTGCAGTTGCGGTTAGTATTGATGGTTTCTGGAGTGGTTTTTCTTTTGGATTACGAAAAGTAAAAATCTCATTTTTGTCTTTGTTGAATATTTCATCATGGTCTGTTGTTGGAACAATGATTACCATGGTTGGCGGAAAAAGCATTCAAAACTATATTTCGTTAGAAACAGGCAAATATATTGGAGCTTCCCTTCTTCTGATTTTAGGTTTATATACCTTAAGAGAGGGAAATAAACAAAATAAAGAAGCTACTCTAAAAAATGTTTTAAAACAAAACGTATTAGGACAATTACATGTTAAAAATTTAATAAAAGTCGTAAATAATCCAATTTTAGCTGATATCGATAAGGAGAATGATATTAAACATTTCGAAGCAATTATTTTGGGTATTGCAGTAGCAATGGACGCTTCAGTTGCTGCATTTACCTTATCGTTTTTTGATTTTAATCCCTTTATCACCCCTTTCTTGTTCGGATTAACTCATTTTGCTTTAATAGGTTTAGGGAATGTTTTAGCAAGAAAGAACCTCATCTACTCTTTTGCAGATCGTTTCACATTACTACCCGGGTTAATTTTAGTAACATTAGCGATCCTCCGTTTTATTTAA